A single window of Vallitalea okinawensis DNA harbors:
- a CDS encoding flagellin N-terminal helical domain-containing protein: MRINHNIPALQSLFQYNKTNSALEKSLEKLSSGKRINRAADDAAGLAISNKLDAQIRGLEQANRNSNDGISLIQTAEGALNEVEAMLQRMRELAVQASNGTLAPEDRDAVQKEIDQLAEEIERVSNDVEFNEMKLLNGDLDRVTFSEDKDIADVVTLSDTVDPGSYSFEVVAATKSDIQGAAITGLFTAGVVDASAAGTLNINGVDVVIETGDTPEDVLDKLNQAGDVAGFSVTASTTPLANSSTILLTNDEYGNDPFTITGEAQVLTALGLSTPTSTSNGSDVSVTIDSGFPAGTTPICRGNIIEFRGPDGFKLVVENNGVSTPTGVPVAIDILETGPLDIQIGANEGQSMEVRIPNMSPEALGIDTLNVQTAENANEALEAVDEAINTVSLVRAQLGAYQNRLEYTINNLSTATENMTASLSRIVDVDMAVEMANYTQLNVISQSGVSMIAQANQLPEQVLQLLRG; this comes from the coding sequence ATGAGGATTAACCATAATATACCTGCTCTACAATCATTGTTTCAATACAATAAAACCAACTCAGCGTTGGAAAAATCCTTAGAGAAACTATCTTCAGGTAAGCGGATTAATCGTGCAGCAGATGATGCAGCAGGTTTAGCTATATCCAATAAGCTTGATGCTCAGATAAGAGGCTTAGAACAAGCTAACAGGAACTCTAATGATGGTATATCCCTTATCCAGACAGCGGAAGGTGCATTAAATGAGGTAGAAGCTATGTTACAACGGATGAGAGAATTAGCCGTACAAGCTTCTAATGGTACATTAGCCCCAGAAGATCGTGATGCAGTACAAAAAGAAATTGATCAATTGGCAGAAGAAATAGAAAGAGTATCAAATGATGTTGAGTTTAACGAAATGAAACTGTTAAATGGTGATTTAGATCGTGTAACTTTTTCAGAGGATAAGGATATCGCAGATGTTGTAACATTGTCTGATACTGTTGATCCTGGCAGTTATAGTTTTGAGGTAGTTGCTGCTACAAAATCAGATATCCAAGGAGCGGCTATTACAGGACTTTTCACAGCTGGTGTAGTAGATGCTAGTGCAGCAGGTACCTTGAATATTAATGGTGTTGATGTTGTGATAGAAACAGGTGACACGCCAGAAGATGTATTGGATAAACTTAACCAAGCAGGAGATGTAGCAGGTTTTTCAGTGACTGCAAGTACAACTCCTCTAGCCAATAGTTCAACCATCCTATTAACAAATGATGAATATGGAAATGATCCATTTACCATCACAGGAGAAGCGCAAGTATTAACAGCGCTAGGACTTAGTACCCCAACAAGTACATCCAATGGTAGTGATGTATCAGTAACTATAGACTCTGGTTTTCCAGCTGGAACAACACCTATTTGTAGAGGTAATATTATTGAATTTAGAGGACCTGATGGATTTAAACTTGTTGTAGAGAATAATGGCGTAAGTACACCAACAGGTGTCCCAGTCGCAATTGATATTCTCGAAACAGGTCCACTTGATATTCAGATTGGAGCAAATGAAGGGCAAAGTATGGAAGTACGTATTCCAAATATGTCGCCAGAAGCATTAGGGATAGATACTTTAAATGTACAGACTGCAGAGAATGCAAATGAAGCATTAGAAGCAGTTGACGAGGCTATAAACACTGTTTCTTTGGTTCGTGCCCAATTAGGTGCCTACCAAAATAGATTAGAATATACCATCAATAACCTATCAACGGCTACAGAAAACATGACAGCATCCCTATCCCGAATTGTTGATGTTGATATGGCAGTTGAAATGGCTAACTATACACAGCTTAACGTTATTTCTCAATCAGGTGTATCCATGATTGCACAAGCAAATCAGTTGCCAGAACAAGTACTACAATTATTGAGAGGGTAG
- a CDS encoding flagellar protein FliS, with amino-acid sequence MSQIKEWTLRISQANQEQLLLITYEILVSAIDELKDYLEKKDLANYKKKVRHTQKILNYLMNTLDMSYEISYDLLSLYLYLHKLLVQASISMDKKVIEGAEKILKIIQKGFIEACELEVDNDSESIMINSQKVYAGLTYGKGALQEVVLDYANRGLEA; translated from the coding sequence ATGAGTCAGATCAAAGAGTGGACTTTGCGAATCAGTCAGGCCAACCAAGAGCAGTTATTGCTTATTACCTATGAAATTCTCGTAAGTGCTATTGATGAATTAAAAGACTATCTAGAAAAGAAAGATCTAGCCAATTATAAAAAGAAAGTTAGACACACCCAAAAGATATTGAATTATTTAATGAATACATTGGATATGTCTTATGAGATATCCTACGATTTATTAAGTCTATATCTATACTTACATAAATTATTGGTACAGGCATCTATCAGCATGGATAAGAAAGTTATTGAAGGTGCAGAAAAAATACTAAAGATTATCCAAAAAGGGTTCATAGAAGCTTGTGAGTTAGAAGTAGATAATGATTCTGAATCTATAATGATAAATAGTCAGAAAGTCTATGCAGGATTAACATATGGCAAAGGAGCATTACAAGAGGTAGTGCTTGATTATGCTAATAGAGGTTTAGAAGCATAA
- a CDS encoding O-antigen ligase family protein, with protein MKQKYKKKVRINLIELLPVVLFICLTPFIVYLKSSDFDMSIYDWYSDTTSFADFFTYYKSVFVMSITFITLFIYLYKSTTSKYHKVEKRQYYAPLLIYFAFMILSWVFSHYTRTATSGYIERFEGGLILTSYLLMFLYITQVIESEQQLKWIMKYFIISIILMNIIGFLQYVHLDYFRVEAIQKLLVPSRFENGTFKFAYDEGRVYMTLYHSNYVGLYLSMIFPICFTFFMCEKNWKRKLLWVSLTLLTLINLQGSQSRGGIIGIAFALALGAIFLRKKIFRYWKVLIPSFLVIIALFIGFDVMNNRFFSQRLIDTIKQVIDEPIDYDLNEIITHGNELHINYKDQPLDIYYEDHLKPTDTINYKDINGNVLELEFNANNNITFSTPEFQVYEFNYVLYQDQTHIQFLLDDGSTWLFTFTDEGFRYVNPYGKQVVLEDISHIGFEGKERTGSARGYIWSRSIPLLKDTLFIGYGPDCYIYEFPQNDYVGKYNAYHTANMIVDKPHNIYLQIAINTGIISLLAMIAFWGMYIFSSIKLYFKNDLNDYLSILGLALFLSVCGYLGAGFFNDTNVSISPIYWGIIGLGFVVNQLNKDKLKG; from the coding sequence ATGAAACAGAAGTATAAGAAAAAAGTTAGGATTAATTTAATTGAACTCTTACCAGTAGTTTTATTTATTTGTCTAACACCATTTATTGTGTATTTAAAGTCCTCTGATTTCGATATGTCAATCTATGATTGGTATTCTGACACGACATCCTTTGCAGATTTTTTTACTTACTATAAAAGCGTGTTTGTAATGTCTATAACATTTATAACTCTATTTATTTACCTATATAAATCTACAACTAGTAAATACCATAAAGTTGAAAAACGCCAATATTATGCACCTTTGCTAATTTATTTTGCATTTATGATTTTATCATGGGTATTTAGCCACTATACTCGTACAGCAACTTCTGGTTATATAGAACGCTTTGAGGGCGGGCTTATTCTTACATCGTATTTATTGATGTTTTTATACATCACTCAAGTTATTGAGTCTGAGCAGCAATTAAAATGGATTATGAAATACTTTATTATATCTATTATACTGATGAATATTATTGGTTTCTTGCAATACGTACATTTAGATTATTTTCGTGTAGAGGCTATTCAGAAGTTATTAGTACCAAGTCGATTTGAGAATGGTACATTTAAGTTTGCCTATGATGAGGGAAGGGTCTATATGACTTTATATCACTCTAACTATGTTGGTTTGTACTTATCCATGATTTTTCCTATATGCTTTACATTTTTTATGTGTGAAAAGAACTGGAAACGGAAACTACTTTGGGTTTCTCTAACTCTTCTTACGCTCATTAACTTACAAGGGAGTCAATCTAGAGGCGGAATTATAGGTATCGCTTTTGCATTGGCGCTTGGTGCGATTTTCTTACGTAAAAAGATCTTTAGATACTGGAAAGTGCTAATCCCTAGTTTCCTTGTTATCATTGCCCTTTTCATTGGTTTTGACGTAATGAATAACCGATTTTTTAGTCAAAGACTTATTGATACAATTAAGCAAGTTATTGATGAACCAATTGATTATGACTTAAACGAAATAATAACACATGGTAATGAATTACATATAAACTATAAGGATCAACCACTAGATATATATTACGAAGATCACTTAAAACCTACAGATACAATTAATTATAAAGATATTAATGGTAATGTACTTGAATTAGAATTTAATGCTAATAATAACATAACCTTTTCCACACCTGAATTCCAAGTTTATGAGTTTAATTATGTTTTATATCAAGATCAAACTCATATTCAATTTCTTTTAGATGATGGGTCAACATGGCTATTCACATTTACAGACGAGGGATTTAGATATGTTAATCCATATGGAAAACAAGTGGTTCTTGAAGATATATCACATATAGGTTTTGAAGGTAAAGAACGCACAGGTTCTGCTAGAGGTTACATATGGTCCAGATCCATTCCTCTTTTAAAAGATACTTTATTCATTGGTTATGGACCAGACTGCTATATTTATGAATTTCCACAAAATGATTATGTTGGTAAATACAACGCTTATCATACAGCCAATATGATCGTTGATAAACCACATAATATCTATCTTCAGATAGCTATTAATACTGGTATTATCAGTTTGCTAGCTATGATAGCCTTCTGGGGTATGTACATTTTTAGTAGCATTAAACTGTACTTCAAGAATGATCTAAATGATTATTTATCCATTTTAGGTCTAGCCTTATTCTTAAGCGTATGTGGTTATTTAGGTGCTGGTTTCTTTAATGATACCAATGTATCCATAAGCCCTATCTATTGGGGAATAATCGGTTTAGGTTTTGTCGTTAATCAACTTAATAAAGATAAATTGAAAGGTTAA
- a CDS encoding mannose-1-phosphate guanylyltransferase, with the protein MIAVVIMAGGKGERFWPKSRIERPKQFINLINENTMLQETFSRLMGFVEPENVYISTGDLYVDTIKEQLPYIPKENIIVEPVGRNTAPCIGLAALHIAKKDKNATMVVLPSDHLIKNRSEFINTLKKAVSVAERGENLVTLGITPNQPETGYGYINFDDNYKHFYGDNVYKVNKFVEKPDYSTACYYVETGTYLWNSGMFIWNVRTIFNNFKKYLPDHYKRLLTIEGSLGTDEYKEVLDREYNQFESISIDYGIMEHAENIYVLPGIFGWDDVGSWTALNRIHSKDINGNVVKGKVVSLDTNNCIIEANDKLIATIGLNDVVVVDSEDAILICDKNNAQDVKKILTRLKEDEELKYL; encoded by the coding sequence ATGATAGCAGTAGTCATTATGGCTGGAGGAAAGGGAGAAAGATTTTGGCCTAAGTCACGTATAGAACGACCTAAACAATTTATAAACTTAATAAATGAGAATACAATGTTACAAGAAACTTTTTCAAGATTAATGGGTTTTGTAGAACCTGAGAATGTATATATTTCTACAGGAGATCTTTATGTTGATACAATCAAAGAACAATTACCATATATACCTAAAGAAAATATTATTGTAGAGCCTGTAGGGAGAAATACAGCACCTTGTATTGGTTTAGCAGCACTACATATTGCAAAGAAGGATAAAAATGCTACAATGGTAGTATTACCATCAGATCATTTAATAAAAAATAGATCAGAGTTTATAAATACTTTAAAGAAAGCTGTATCTGTAGCTGAACGAGGTGAAAATTTGGTAACTTTAGGAATAACTCCAAATCAGCCTGAGACTGGGTATGGATATATCAATTTTGATGACAATTATAAACATTTTTATGGAGATAATGTTTATAAGGTAAATAAGTTTGTTGAAAAACCAGATTATTCAACCGCATGTTATTACGTTGAAACAGGTACATATCTATGGAATAGTGGTATGTTTATTTGGAATGTAAGAACTATTTTTAATAATTTTAAAAAGTACTTACCCGACCATTATAAAAGACTTTTAACAATTGAAGGTTCCTTAGGTACAGATGAATATAAAGAGGTTCTTGATAGAGAGTATAATCAATTCGAAAGCATATCTATTGATTATGGAATAATGGAACATGCTGAAAATATTTATGTTTTACCTGGGATTTTTGGTTGGGATGATGTTGGAAGTTGGACAGCCTTAAACAGAATACATAGTAAAGATATTAATGGTAATGTTGTTAAAGGAAAAGTTGTAAGTTTAGATACAAATAATTGTATAATTGAAGCAAATGATAAACTAATAGCAACAATTGGGTTAAATGATGTTGTTGTAGTAGATAGCGAAGATGCAATATTAATTTGTGATAAGAATAATGCTCAAGATGTGAAGAAAATATTAACAAGATTAAAAGAAGATGAAGAGTTAAAGTATTTATAG
- the gmd gene encoding GDP-mannose 4,6-dehydratase — protein sequence MKKALITGITGQDGSYLAELLLEKGYEVHGLMRRKSKLEFGNVEHIKDKINIIYGDVTDPISVMNAMKTSEADEVYNLAAQSFVGTSWEQPLATAHIDALGVTNVLEAIRTIKPEAKFYQASTSELYGLVQEIPQKETTPFYPRSPYGVAKLYGHWITKNYKESYDMYACSGILFNHESERRGKEFVTRKITDAVTRIKLGLQDKLELGNMESKRDWGHAQDYVRAMWLMLQQEEPDDYVVATGETHKVREFVEKAFSFVNINVEWQGEGVEEIGIDKSTGKIIVSVNPQFFRPAEVDILLGDPTKAETTLGWNREISFDSLVERMVKNDLDKLKG from the coding sequence ATGAAGAAGGCATTAATAACAGGAATAACTGGTCAAGATGGGTCATATCTAGCTGAACTACTTTTAGAAAAGGGTTATGAAGTTCATGGTTTAATGAGAAGAAAAAGTAAACTGGAGTTTGGAAATGTTGAACATATTAAAGATAAAATAAATATTATTTACGGTGATGTAACTGATCCAATCTCAGTAATGAATGCAATGAAAACATCAGAAGCAGATGAAGTATATAATTTAGCAGCGCAATCATTTGTTGGTACAAGCTGGGAGCAACCACTTGCAACAGCACATATTGATGCACTAGGTGTTACTAATGTTTTAGAAGCAATCAGAACAATAAAGCCTGAAGCTAAGTTTTATCAGGCTTCAACAAGTGAATTATATGGGTTAGTTCAAGAAATTCCGCAAAAAGAAACGACACCTTTTTATCCACGAAGTCCTTATGGGGTAGCAAAATTATATGGGCATTGGATTACGAAAAACTATAAAGAAAGTTACGATATGTATGCTTGTTCAGGTATATTATTTAATCATGAATCTGAAAGACGTGGCAAGGAGTTTGTTACACGAAAAATAACAGATGCAGTTACGAGAATTAAACTAGGTTTACAAGATAAATTAGAACTTGGTAATATGGAGTCAAAAAGAGATTGGGGTCATGCTCAAGATTATGTTAGAGCCATGTGGTTAATGTTGCAACAAGAAGAACCAGATGACTATGTTGTAGCAACTGGTGAAACTCATAAAGTTCGAGAATTTGTTGAAAAAGCTTTTAGTTTTGTAAATATTAATGTAGAATGGCAAGGAGAAGGCGTGGAAGAGATTGGTATTGACAAGTCAACAGGAAAAATTATTGTTTCAGTCAACCCGCAATTTTTTAGACCAGCCGAAGTTGATATTCTATTGGGTGATCCAACTAAAGCTGAAACGACTTTAGGTTGGAATAGAGAGATTAGTTTTGATAGTTTGGTAGAGCGGATGGTTAAAAATGATTTGGATAAACTAAAAGGCTAG